In Actinotignum schaalii, the sequence CTTAATTGACCGGGTGGGGCGCCGGCCGCTGCTTCTCTGGGGCGCGATTGGCATGTTCATCACGATGATCACGTCCGGTATTGCGTTCATGCAGGGCACGGTGGATGCCGACGGCGCACTCCAGCTTCCCGGTGCGTGGGCGGCGATTGCGCTGGTGAGCGTGCACCTCGTGTACATCATTTTCTGCGGTACCTGGGGCGTGGTGCTGTGGGTCTTCCTCGGGGAGATTTTCCCGAACCTCATCCGTACTGCGGGCCTCGGTTTGGCGACGGCGGGCAACTGGATTGGCGGCACCCTGGTGACGCTGCTGTTCCCGGTCTTCGCCCAATCTCTGGGGCTGGCCGGTACGTACTTCTCCTACGCGGTGGTGGGCGCGCTGCTCATCTGGCTGGTGGTGCGCTACATCCCGGAGACGAAGGGCCGCGAACTCGAGGAGATGGAATTTAGTACCCGGTAGGTAGGCTGCCGCGGCTGTACTGCGATGCCTTCCGGGCACCGGGTAATCCAGGCGGCGCAATATTTAAGGCGGCAGAAAATTCGCGCGGCGCAATATTCAGGCGGCGGCGATGGTGAATCCCCGAGGTTCGCTATCGCCGCCTCGCCGCCGTTAATCTTCCTCGGGCGAAGCCGGGGTTGGTGCACATCGAGCCAAGACACTTGGCAACTATCCGGAATTTCCGGATAGTTCGATTGGAACGCACATCTTTTGTCAACGCAGTTCAGACTATGACTCAGATTCATAGAACCCATCTCTCCGCGCAGAACACTTGTCAGTGGACGGCGAAGGGACTGTACGTTTACAGATACAGAAGTATAATGGCCCTATGGCTATCACCGCTTTGCCTAGTTCAGCGCAAGTTCCATCACTCCAGCGGCTTCAGTCCGCTGAGGAGGCAATTCGCGATGTCATTAAACTTCATAAAGGCACCGGGCGGTTCTGGGTTTTCGGTTCGGTTGCTCGCGGTGAGGCAACAACCGAATCGGACTATGACCTCCTGGTCGAATTTTTGCCCGATGCTAGCTACTTTGACCTTGTCACATTAGAAATGAAGCTAAGCGAGCTACTTGAAACTCCAGTCGACATCATGTCGATTCGTTCGAGGGGTTACGCCGCAGATCATGCACGCTCCCAG encodes:
- a CDS encoding nucleotidyltransferase family protein, whose amino-acid sequence is MAITALPSSAQVPSLQRLQSAEEAIRDVIKLHKGTGRFWVFGSVARGEATTESDYDLLVEFLPDASYFDLVTLEMKLSELLETPVDIMSIRSRGYAADHARSQAIEIKHGSPY